CCATCGCACAATCGCAGGCATTCCGTATGATATCTACCTTTTCTGTTAGTGAAGGGGCAATATTGATGGCCCCATCAGTAACGATGAGTAGCTTATGATAGTACGGTGATTCTATAACCCCCACGTGGCTCACGAGCCGCCCCGCATGGAGGCCCGTTTCTTTGTTCAGCACCGCCTTGAGCAAAACCGCCGTATCCAGGAGCCCCTTCATCACCACCGAAGCACGTTTTTCCCGAACCAGACGCACCGCCGTAGCCGCCGCCTGGGTTACGTTTTCTTCGTGGATAAGCTCATATTCATCCAGGGGCAGGGCAAGGTGCCGGGCCTCTTCTGCAATCCTTTGGGTATCCCCCACAAGGATTGCCCGGGCAAGGCCTTCTTTCCGAGCTGTTTCTACCGCTTCAAGGACCTCCCTATCCTGGGCGGCGGCTACGGCAAGCACCGGCATGCCGCTAGGATTCATCGACACAAGCCGATGGGCTTCCTGGATGATACTTTCTATTGTTTGTAACATTTATCTTCCCTTTTCCTTCTTTATCGATACTTGTTCAATATTCTACAGGAATTTCCTCTCCCCGCAAGACCCGTAGGCCCGCATCCCGCAGGGCTTCCAATTCC
The DNA window shown above is from Treponema sp. J25 and carries:
- a CDS encoding bifunctional enoyl-CoA hydratase/phosphate acetyltransferase, with the protein product MLQTIESIIQEAHRLVSMNPSGMPVLAVAAAQDREVLEAVETARKEGLARAILVGDTQRIAEEARHLALPLDEYELIHEENVTQAAATAVRLVREKRASVVMKGLLDTAVLLKAVLNKETGLHAGRLVSHVGVIESPYYHKLLIVTDGAINIAPSLTEKVDIIRNACDCAMALGIALPKVALLAALEKINSEKMPCTAEAAILSQMNRRGQIPGCYIDGPLALDNAVNKEAARIKGIESDVAGDADILVAPDIEAGNVLYKALIDLGGAKGAGLVMGAAAPVVLTSRADTAEVKRASIALALLVAFGAREKQ